gccaaacgaatacgaacggtgaagaaggttttgtatgtattttttttcactcataagggtccaatcattcaaattccggtaccaaaaggcagtacggtcataggaaaattctataaaaaaaagttgttctaagaaaattgaagaactacaAAAGTCGCCGCCTTAAGCcaggacttaagtacctccgacttttgcatgataatgcaaccgctcacaaggcacgcattgtgaccgagtttttggagtcagagaaggttaccgtcctcccacaccctccgttttcgccagacctgcccccctgcgactattttctgtttcccaaacttaaatatcatctgtctggaaagagatacaaatcgagaaacGCCCTTGGATCTGCTGattatcagtatctgatgggtgttTCCATAGAggagtatgaacaatgcttccaaaagaggattgaccggctcaaaaggtgtattcaggctgacggagagtattttgaagtgcagagcaagttaaaatgatcagaacatttgcagtataggacaaccgatgcaagtgacattacttttggaacacccctcgtagtTTATTATATGTATCACATATTTTAGCAATGAAATCGGTTTACCTTTAAACATATCTGTTCTTGATTGTTCTTCAACACTTGGGCTAAATTTCTGTAAGTTTGAAATTCATATAGCAttatataaaatgtgtattaAATAGATATGTATGTATAAAGGCAGTTATGTTTCGTACAAAGACACGAAATTAATGGTCCAAACACTATACATGTGCCATATAATCATAACTGATGGgtatttttcaatgttaaagattattgaaaatacaaaacaagaagACATTGACAACGATTTTTCCGATATATTTATAGAATACAGtatataaataatcatggaaACGCCTGTcatttgtgtatttaaatatcTAAAGTGTACCAGTCTAGAATTCATTTAGCCGAAAAGTGGTTATAAGACATTGAGAAATGAAAGGATGCCTACGTTACATAAAACTTGCAATTATAAactttaaatacatatatatttgaatacGCTAATTATATAAAATAGCACAAACTTGGTGACATATGATTAATATATTGTTTGCTGTCATTAGATGGAAATATTATAAGATTAAAACGTCCGGTCGTATTTAAGTTAAactgtataatatataaatttacaagaaatttgaaataatattatgaaCACAGGGGTGATCAAATTAAAGTAATAGGTAAAACAATCTATTCACCTGTCTACTATAGATAGCGGTCAGTGTGTACATGAATGGATTAAGGGCAGAATTAATCGGCAAAATAATAACGGCTGTCCAAGCATACACCTCTCCTGGAATAGTATGCCCTGCCAAAGCTAAAACAcctgaaaatatttcaaagcagTGTTACATTGTTTTAGTGATACATATGTTAGACTTTACTGTGTtagttaaataaaacaataataaaaacaaattctacTAAATTATCTGAagtaaaggaaataaatattgtcAAATCATTCAGACAAACAAATTAATAAGTGGTCAAACTAATTAACATTCTAAATGAGTAGTATTCTGAAATTTCACTTTGAATATATAAGTCAACATGATCATGAAAACCTAACGCAAGTATTCTTGCTACTATAGAAaataatattgttgtttttttttaatatcatgtgaaacacaattaaatttttttaaaatattatacattttcgaAAAAGTATGCAGTCACAATTTCAGTAATTTACTTCTATATATTTCTAACTGAGCACActagattttgttttttttttttgcaaaggttggctaattcaagggacataataCATAATATCATCTTTTTAACAAGAATATTTTCTAAGTTTCCTATTTCTATTGCCATGGCAACATGAGTTCCATTTGTAACAGAATTCTTTGTACAACTCTGATAGTGAACAATGAAACATCCGTACTAAATTTCATTAACAATCACCAAGTGGCCTTTGAGGAGATATCATTTACAGAAAGGTTGATGGACGGACAGATGAATGTCGGCCACAAATTCTGAGCGACAAAAAAGTTAACCTGGCTTGTGTTCAAATTTAGCCGAAATAACATGTATAGAAATATTCAGACTATGTTTGGTGGACATTAGATATTATTCGGACACTGTAACATTTCACAATTACAAGTACTTCAAAGGACATGGCTCAGAGCCACTGGACAATCCGGATCCACATTTTGACACATTAAGTTAAGGTGCGTACACtgtaatgttttacaattttagtGATTCAGTTGTTATAGTAATAACTCCAAATTGATTGAATTATAGGTTCTAGCTGGTTATCAAAATTGGCCAGCTTATTACGCCGATAGACATTGTGACCAAGTGTAGTGAGTACTGGGGAAAATTGCCAAAGTTAGAGAGCTTACAGTGTCAATTTTTGCAGTAATTCAAAGGTAATATCTCCAGAAAGACATAAATGATCCAGCTAGTGATCGTATCTAGCCCGATATATTTTGCCagtaaacattatgaccaagtttgatgaataccGGAGTAGAATGGCTTAAGTCACAGGATGGAACACTTATGTAGAGTCTGCCCAGGTACCGCACGACGCTACTGGTGATCCCATTACACGTCCCATTCGACGggtattgaaaataaatatgcattGGCGGCAATTTACACATAATTCCTTTGAGATATTTTACCTTTCTGGGCTTCAGCGCCGCTCTGAAAAACACTTCAATTCAGCTTGTAAACAAGTGCCAAGCCCGCGATGCAGTTTTCCTCTTATGACCATAGAcctatcatttgtaaaaattaacAATTCAAACTTCTTTTAGTTGATATATTGCTACTTTCTATGTGTTTTATATACCAATACAATGATAGTTATCCTGACGAAATGTGATAATCAAGTTAATCAGTGTGCCATAGACACTTACCCATCATTCCTATTGGAAACCAACACATAAAGTCAGTGGTCACAAGTAGTAGAAGATTTCTTGCTACCTTCAGATCGTTCGTACGTGTACTGTTCAGTGATTTCCTTAAAGAAGCTTGTTTCTTAATTTCTGCATAGATTAGCAACTGGCCAACAGCGATCAGTATGAAGGTAAACATGTTGAATCCTATGAATAGTAAAATAGAATACAACCATCCGGGTGGACGCTGACGTGTCAGGGGTAAAGCTAGACAAACTGCCGATTTGCTGTAAAACTGTCCTTCAAAGTATCCTGTGTAGATAACCGGTAATAGGGAAATGATTAGGGCAAATATCCACGTTGCTATTGCGGCACATGTGGCAGACTTTACGTTAAACCGAAGTTGTCCAAAAGGATATTTTATAACGAGAATTCTGTCAATAGTGATGAGGCACATAAATAACACACTTGCTTCTGAGGAAACTGTTGATAGAACTCCAGCTAGCCGACACCAAACACTGTTTCTCCAGTACTCGTCAACTTcaatatatctaaaaaatgaaagtattatgttttctttaattaattGCAGAACTTGTAACTACTTTGTAAgtcttatttttagaaatatttatatatgtcaATTGTTGTGAGCTCAGTACTGAAATAAGTATTATCAAAATCATGTCAAGAATTGTagccaaatgtttgaaacagattaaTCGGAATACATATGTATATTCTTATTTTCTACACAGGAGTATTATCGCTTCCATCATCGCCTGTCACTGAAACAAACTGGAATGTAGTACGATAGATAGATGTAGGTAGGTAAGtaggtagagagagagagagagagagatgccagacagacagacggacagacagatttACCTGTTTCTAAAACTTTTGTCTGCTACTGCAATTATCAGCATGTATACTCCCATGAATAGATCAGCGATGGCCAAATTTGTTACAAATAATCCATAACCAAGTTTCAATCTCTTTCTATCGTATAAAAGTCTATACACAagcgataaaatatttccaaggaGGGCTAAAATCCCAATGGTCCACATGAGTGCTTGAAGGGTGCCATTTCTCATTAAATCTTCACAAGAGGAAAATTCATCCTTGTAAGGTAGGCAGTCTTCTTCTTTAAGACTTGACGGCCGGATGCAGCAAAATTTGAATGCAGGTGTCTTTAGCTTTTGAACGTTAATAATGCCAGAAAACATTTTACCAGCGAATGTTGTGATAGGATTTTCTCGTATATCAATGGTATTTGATTCAAGTGAATTGAATGCAAAATCTTGTACGTCAGTAATTTCATTATGTGACAAATCTAGATAATCTAAACAAAGTCCTTTAAACATGTCGGCTGATAACGTGTGTATTTTAGTATAACTTACAGTTAGATTGTTTAATGAAATGCCATATAAAGCCCCCGGCTCTATTTCCATAAGCTGGTTGTTACCTGTAAGTATGAGGTGTTTCAAGACTTTCAACTGATCGAATACATTAGTAGGCAGTTTCGTGAATGTATTGAATGATAAGTCGAGAGTCTTTAAATTGTTTAGACCGCTAAATGTGTACGATGATAAAGTCTTTATATTACAATAAGACATGTTTAGGGAAATTAAAAACGTGAAAGATCGTCTTATACTATCTCGCTCTAAAAAATCTGTGCAAATATATGTTGAGTTACTGAGATCTAAAACACGTGCCGGTATTAACCCACTTAATGTGACATTCGTAGTTTCCATATTTGAACAGTTTATAATTAATGAGCCGCAAGAACAACTCTTGGGGCATTGGAAGTTACAGTTGTCTTCGTCGTCACCGTATGGACACTCTTTCCGATTGTTACATACTTGATTAAGTGGTATACATACTTTACTGAGGAGGCATCGATACCTCCCGTGGCATGGCAGCGTTGTTCCTGTATGGGAAATGAAGAAAGGACATATGATTAAGCATATTTTGTATCGCTTAGATTTAAATTAAGAACATATGGTTGTTATGTAGAATGCTTTCTCTATGATGTTATCGTGAGACAGGGAATATCTTAATTTCCGCACGTTTAATGAACCGGAAGCAATGATGAAATATCATATAACAGcataatgtagaataaagcctggactcgcctacagaaacaaaaacaaatcatttaatgtataaatgtcacATCATTAGTAAATTAATCATTACGGCAACGTTACTATCTCAAGATGTAATAtgacattaaaatgtttaatgattccaaataatgtctcaaaattaatCTGAAACGTACAGACATTTTTAATCATGGATATATCCCAGTTTCAAACTCTATGATCTATATGATATTTCACCATGTTATAGAAGAACTGCTATTTACTGAATTAGTGATTTTCCAATTATAAAAGCTTATGTGAGGTCATTATATCTCAAATCAGACCACCAAAAAttcaaaaatcaagcacacgaccctgtaTTTGCGAACTTTTCTCAGAATAATCTTCATTTTTGATAACTCCACGTTAAATAAAAGTCTACATAGCAGAAAGAGTTTGAACGTGCAGAACTGCCATATTACCTCAAACAAATAAACTCTATACATGTTCGGAATTTGGAATTTgcaaaacgtttttaaaaaaataactcaATCTTTTTCTGATTAAAGGAAGATGTGTCATAATCGAATTATCATTATGAGTTTGTCTACAAAGATCTTACCGTCACATAACTCCGGGAAAATTTGATTTCCAATTGTTCCAAGAATATCAGCATTTCTCACATTTATTTCTCTTACAATGCCCTTGTTAATATGGGAAATTTCAGTTTTGGC
The genomic region above belongs to Mercenaria mercenaria strain notata chromosome 12, MADL_Memer_1, whole genome shotgun sequence and contains:
- the LOC128547284 gene encoding G-protein coupled receptor GRL101-like — translated: MYVCNGRIDCSDGYDEKVCACKNQRKIIIMTPGTNDDTRFLEIAARLGGLLFTEKSEVKVVKYEPIATNFQRLEKSSSKPIITFHISDILSNSEHYRKPFKRKDLTEQGIKYFLEDFYEDVNEHVTFGIILLTDENTETYLESVIFQQLDQMEKGSLKTVFKYHVVIDRNAKTEISHINKGIVREINVRNADILGTIGNQIFPELCDGTTLPCHGRYRCLLSKVCIPLNQVCNNRKECPYGDDEDNCNFQCPKSCSCGSLIINCSNMETTNVTLSGLIPARVLDLSNSTYICTDFLERDSIRRSFTFLISLNMSYCNIKTLSSYTFSGLNNLKTLDLSFNTFTKLPTNVFDQLKVLKHLILTGNNQLMEIEPGALYGISLNNLTVSYTKIHTLSADMFKGLCLDYLDLSHNEITDVQDFAFNSLESNTIDIRENPITTFAGKMFSGIINVQKLKTPAFKFCCIRPSSLKEEDCLPYKDEFSSCEDLMRNGTLQALMWTIGILALLGNILSLVYRLLYDRKRLKLGYGLFVTNLAIADLFMGVYMLIIAVADKSFRNRYIEVDEYWRNSVWCRLAGVLSTVSSEASVLFMCLITIDRILVIKYPFGQLRFNVKSATCAAIATWIFALIISLLPVIYTGYFEGQFYSKSAVCLALPLTRQRPPGWLYSILLFIGFNMFTFILIAVGQLLIYAEIKKQASLRKSLNSTRTNDLKVARNLLLLVTTDFMCWFPIGMMGVLALAGHTIPGEVYAWTAVIILPINSALNPFMYTLTAIYSRQKFSPSVEEQSRTDMFKEMGKIVLKIYPYVPTYKQKKNSTILSLRDVMKNRSLTPLETAHLIFRILSFIGILHEHGLGLKQITEDDIFVAVLDNGLIKRKIQIDVRAYPNTSTKKNVNDDMYSFGCLLERILRKSTIPKGGRSADT